Within Azoarcus sp. DD4, the genomic segment GCCGCGGCATGGTCGCGGCGGGCTACCACAACGGCGCGGTCCTGCTGTGCCGGCCGGGCAGCGACCAGCATCTGTTCGTCCAGGGTTCCGGTTCCGGCCCCGTCACCGCGCTTGCCTGGGCGGCCGACGGGAGCGGCCTGGCGCTGGGCACGCAGCAAGGGGAACTCGCCATGGTGGCGATTCCCCCCGAAATCCTGTCCATGGCCAGGGCGGCCTGAGGCGGGGCACAACATCGCGCAATGGAGGAGACCAATATGACAAACCAAACGTACACCCAAGACCCGGCCGCAGACGCGATCGATCCGGCCGAAGCCGCCGCCAAGGACGAATTCTTCGAGCAGGTTTCCCGCGTCTCGGAGGAGATGATCCAGGCCTACGGGCGCGATTTCGCCATGGGCGTGCTGCTGCTGGCGGCGCGCTACATCGCCCAGACCCGGCCGGCCGAGGCCGCGCCCGTGCCGCAGATCATCACCCAGCCCTGAGGGCGTCCGCCGCCGTCCTCGCGGCGGCGGCAGCAGTACCGAAATCAAGAAATGCGCCGGCCCGTCCGGGCCAGGCGCAGCACCACGGGCGACACCGTCAGCCCGCACACACCAATAGAGAGAAGAGGAGTCGAAGATGGCGGCGAAACACAGCCAAGGGGAAGTCGCGCCCGTCGCGCGGCGCAGTTTGGGCAGGGCGCTGGCAGGCGCATGGATGGCGGCGGGACTGGCAGCGGCATCGAGCGGTGCCTGGGCGCTGGAGATGGACGCCGGCGACGACACGCCGCTGCCGGAGGGCACCAATCTCGCGGTGCTGTACTACCAGCACGTCGAGCGCGACCGGCTGTATGTAGACGGCGACAAGGCGGCGGGGCGTAACCGGCTCGATTCCGACATCGGCATCGCCCGTTTCGTGCATTACACCAAGTTCGCCGGGATGACGATCAACCCGCAGTTCCTGCTGCCCTTCGGCAATCTGCACGCCAAGGGCGACCTGTCGCCGCTCGGCAGCGCCAGCGGTGTCGGCGACCTGATCCTGGCCTCGGTGTTCTGGCTGGTGGAGAAGCCGGAGACCAACACCTACTTCGCCATCACACCCTATCTCTACGTGCCCACCGGCAGCTACGACAAGAACGAGGCGCTCAACCTCGGTGAGAACCGCTGGAAGGGCACGCTGCAGCTCGGCTACATCACCGGGCTGACCGACAAGCTGCTGCTCGACCTCTATGCCGACGTCACCGTGTTCGGCAACAACAACGACTACGGTCCGACTTCGGCCACGCTCAAGCAGGATCCGCTCTACCAGGTGCAGGGCTGGCTGCGCTACAAGCTCACCGACGCCTGGGACGTGCGTGCCGGCTACTTCCACACCTGGGGCGGCGAGACCAAGGTCAACGGCGTATCCAGCGACGATCGCGTGCGCAGCTCCAAGTACCAGGTCGGCACCGCCTGGTTCTACGAGCCGAGCGCGCAGGTCGTCTTCACCTACGGCCAGGACCTGACGGTGGAGAACGGCTTCAAGGAGCGCAACCGCCTCAACTTCCGTTGGCTCAAGGTCTTCTGATGGTGACCTGAGCCACCTGGCACCGCGGCGGCCACCCGCCCGGTGCCCTTTTTCTTCCCGCAGTCCGGCATCCCGTCCTGCACCCAATCCGCCCCGCCCGCGCGGCGGGGCCATCGCAAGGAGTCCGCAATGTCCCAACTCGCTGCACTGTCCCTCAGCATCGGCCTGCTCGGAGGCTTCGCCACCTGGCTCTTCCTCACCGTCGGCGGCGTGCTGATCTGGGCCGCCTTCGTCGCCTGGGGCTGCTACTTCCAGGCCGGCGGCAACGCCCAGGCGCTGCGCAACACCCTGGTGTGCAACACCTTCGGCGCCGGCGTCGCTTGGGTGGCGGCAGTGGTGATCCTCGCCCTGCCGCTGGCCGACACCCTCACCCTGCCCGGCTGGGCGGCGGTGGTGGTGTTCGTCACCGCCTGGCTGGTGTGCATGGCGGCCAACATCCCGGCCTTCGCCACCATCCCGGCCAGTTTCTACGGCTATGCCAGCACCTTCGCCTTCCTGCTGCAGACGCCGGAGAAGATGAATCTCGCCACGCTCACCAGCCCGACGCTGGACAACGCCTTCATCGTCACTGCGCTGTCGATGGGGATAGGCGCGCTGTTCGGCTACGTCTCGGGCCGGCTGGGCGGCGTGCTGATGGCGCGCGATGCCCGCGCCGCATGAGCGGGCGCGTCCCAGAATAGGCCAGCGCCCGCGGGCGGCCGTCGCAAAGCAGGACGCGACGGCCGCCCGCAGTCGCGTCCGGGTATGCCAATGCGAAATCAAGGTACTGATAAAAAGGAGAAATCGAATCGGACTGCGGCTGCGGACAGGGCGATGGCGGGCATGGTCCGGCTCTTGCGAAAGCGGTGGCAAACAAGGCCGCACCCGTCCGGCAGACGGGGCGGCACCACCGGAGGAGACCCGAACATGCCACGCCTGCTGTCCTGCATCCTGCTTTGCCTGTCCCTCGTCGCGCCGGCCAGCCGTGCCGCACCGCCGCTGGAGGTGGTCACCACCCTGGCGCAGATCGCCGAGCCGCTCGCCCTCATCGCCGGCCCCCGTGCGCGCGTCAGCAGCCTGCTCGGACCCGGTGTCGATCCCCATCTCTACCGCCTGACGCGCAGCGACGTGGCCCGTCTGACCCGGGCCGACCTGGTGTTCTACAACGGTCTGCACCTCGAGGCGCAGATGGAGGAAATGCTGCAGTCGCTCGCCAGCCGCAAGCCGGTGGTGGCGATCGGCGCCGCCATCGATCCGGCGCGGCTGCGCGACGACGACGGCCCGGCGCATGATCCGCACGTCTGGATGGATCCGGCGCTGTGGCGGGTGGCGCTGGAGGCCGCGGTGGCGACGCTGATCAAGGCCGATCCGGCCGGCGCCGACGGCTACCGCAGCCGCGCGCGCGACTACTTCCAGCGTTTGAACCACCTGCGGGCCTACGTCGGCGAGGTGCTGGCGACGGTGCCGGCCGGCGCGCGGGTGCTGGTCACCGCGCACGACGCCTTCGGCTATTTCGGCCACGCCTTCGGTCTGGAGGTGTTGGCCATCCAGGGCATCAGCACCGAGAGCGAGGCCGGCCTGCGCCGCATCGAGGAACTGGTGGACGTGCTGGTCCGCCGCCGCATCGGCGCCGTCTTCGTCGAGAGTTCGGTGTCGCCGCGCAGCGTGCGCGCGCTGATCGACGGCGCCGCGGCGCGCGGCCATCAGGTGCGCATCGGCGGCGAACTCTACTCCGACGCCATGGGCAGCCCGGGCGACTACACCGGCACCTACATCGGCATGCTGGACCACAACGCCTCCACCGTCGCGCGCGGCCTCGGCGGCCGCGTACCGGCCGGCGGCATGCTCGGCCGGCTGGCCGATCTCCACTGACCGCAGAAGGAGCGCACAGATGGTTACCCTGCTCAAGTTCCGTCCGCGCCACCGCCCGCTGCCGGCCGAATCCGACAGCCCGCTCGCGGTGCACAACCTGACCGTGGCCTACGGCCACCAGCCGGTGCTGCAGAAGGTCGATTTCGTCGCCCCGGCGGCTGCACTGGTGGCGGTGGTCGGGCCCAACGGTGCCGGCAAGTCCACCTTCATCAAGGCGGTGCTCGGCCTGCAGCCGCGCATCAGCGGCGAAGTCGCCTGCTACGGCCGGCCGGTGGAGCGTCAGCGCCGCCTGATCGGCTACGTGCCCCAGCGCAGCAGCGTGGACTGGGACTTTCCCGCCTCCGCGCTCGACGTGGTGACCATGGGCCTGTACGGCGGCATCGGCTGGTGCCGGCCGGTGCGCGCCCGTCACCGCGAACAGGCAATGGCCTACCTGGAGCAGGTGGGCATGGCCGACTTCGCCCGCCGCCAGATCGGCCAGCTTTCCGGTGGCCAGCAGCAGCGTGTGTTCCTGGCCCGCGCGCTGGCGCAGGACGCCAGGCTCTACCTGATGGACGAGCCCTTCGCCGGGGTCGACGCCGCCACCGAGCGCGCCATCGTCGAAGTGCTGCGTACCCTCAAGAGCCGTGGCCGCACGGTGCTGTGCGTGCATCACGACCTGCAGACCGCGCCCGACTACTTCGAGCACCTGCTGCTGCTGGCCGGCCGGGTGGTGGCCGCCGGGCCGATGGCGGAGGCCTTCACCACCGCCGCGCTGGAAGAAGCCTACGGCGTCGGCCTGTCGCTGATCGGCACCGCGGCCGCAGCGCGGGCCGGCTAGGGGAGGGGCCATGGACACCGGTTTCATCGACATCCTGCTGCTGCGTGCCGGCTACAACAGTGCGGTCGTGGTGGCGGGCGCCGCGCTGCTCGGGCTGGCGGCGGGCACCATCGGCGCCTTCGTGCTGCTGCGCAAACGGGTGCTGATCAGCGATGCGATCAGCCACGCCACCCTGCCGGGCGTGGCGCTGGCCTTCCTGCTCGGCGTGGCGCTCACCGGCGGCGGGCGCCACTTCGGCCTGCTGCTGGTCGGCGCCGGCGTGTCCGGCGCGCTCGGCGTGCTGCTGGTGCAGGCGATCCGGGACCATACCCGGCTGCCGGAAGACAGCGCCATCGCCACCGTCCTCAGCCTCTTCTTCGGCGTCGGCGTGGTGCTGCTGTCGCACATCCAGACCCTGCCGGTGGGCGGGCAGGCGGGCATGAACAGTTTCCTGCTCGGCTCGGCCGCCACCATGAGCCTGGACGAGGCCTGGCTGGTGGGTGGCGCGGCGCTGGCGGTAGTCGGGCTCGCCGCGCTGCTGGCCAAGGAGTTCGGCCTGGTCTGCTTCGACGCCGGATACGCCGCCGCGCTGGGCTGGCCGGTGCGGAGGCTGGATCTCGCTCTGCTGGTGCTGCTGCTGGCGGTGGTGGCGATCGGCCTGAAGACGGTGGGGCTCATCCTCGTCGTCGCGCTGGTCACCATCCCGCCCGTGGCGGCGCGCTTCTGGACCGAGCGGCTGGGCGCGATGGTGGTGCTGGCGGGAGTGCTCGGCG encodes:
- a CDS encoding transporter — protein: MAAKHSQGEVAPVARRSLGRALAGAWMAAGLAAASSGAWALEMDAGDDTPLPEGTNLAVLYYQHVERDRLYVDGDKAAGRNRLDSDIGIARFVHYTKFAGMTINPQFLLPFGNLHAKGDLSPLGSASGVGDLILASVFWLVEKPETNTYFAITPYLYVPTGSYDKNEALNLGENRWKGTLQLGYITGLTDKLLLDLYADVTVFGNNNDYGPTSATLKQDPLYQVQGWLRYKLTDAWDVRAGYFHTWGGETKVNGVSSDDRVRSSKYQVGTAWFYEPSAQVVFTYGQDLTVENGFKERNRLNFRWLKVF
- a CDS encoding DUF1097 domain-containing protein; this translates as MSQLAALSLSIGLLGGFATWLFLTVGGVLIWAAFVAWGCYFQAGGNAQALRNTLVCNTFGAGVAWVAAVVILALPLADTLTLPGWAAVVVFVTAWLVCMAANIPAFATIPASFYGYASTFAFLLQTPEKMNLATLTSPTLDNAFIVTALSMGIGALFGYVSGRLGGVLMARDARAA
- a CDS encoding metal ABC transporter solute-binding protein, Zn/Mn family, with protein sequence MPRLLSCILLCLSLVAPASRAAPPLEVVTTLAQIAEPLALIAGPRARVSSLLGPGVDPHLYRLTRSDVARLTRADLVFYNGLHLEAQMEEMLQSLASRKPVVAIGAAIDPARLRDDDGPAHDPHVWMDPALWRVALEAAVATLIKADPAGADGYRSRARDYFQRLNHLRAYVGEVLATVPAGARVLVTAHDAFGYFGHAFGLEVLAIQGISTESEAGLRRIEELVDVLVRRRIGAVFVESSVSPRSVRALIDGAAARGHQVRIGGELYSDAMGSPGDYTGTYIGMLDHNASTVARGLGGRVPAGGMLGRLADLH
- a CDS encoding metal ABC transporter ATP-binding protein yields the protein MVTLLKFRPRHRPLPAESDSPLAVHNLTVAYGHQPVLQKVDFVAPAAALVAVVGPNGAGKSTFIKAVLGLQPRISGEVACYGRPVERQRRLIGYVPQRSSVDWDFPASALDVVTMGLYGGIGWCRPVRARHREQAMAYLEQVGMADFARRQIGQLSGGQQQRVFLARALAQDARLYLMDEPFAGVDAATERAIVEVLRTLKSRGRTVLCVHHDLQTAPDYFEHLLLLAGRVVAAGPMAEAFTTAALEEAYGVGLSLIGTAAAARAG
- a CDS encoding metal ABC transporter permease: MDTGFIDILLLRAGYNSAVVVAGAALLGLAAGTIGAFVLLRKRVLISDAISHATLPGVALAFLLGVALTGGGRHFGLLLVGAGVSGALGVLLVQAIRDHTRLPEDSAIATVLSLFFGVGVVLLSHIQTLPVGGQAGMNSFLLGSAATMSLDEAWLVGGAALAVVGLAALLAKEFGLVCFDAGYAAALGWPVRRLDLALLVLLLAVVAIGLKTVGLILVVALVTIPPVAARFWTERLGAMVVLAGVLGALAAWLGAAASSLLPRLPTGGVIVLVAAGLLALSLLCGPARGLPARWRRRSV